In Shewanella sp. GD04112, the sequence TGTCACCACGCCATATAGCACCACAAGGATAATTAAGGGCGTGCCACCAAAGACTCTAAAACCTTGATGGTTAGGGAACTGCTGTCTCGATTTATAGGCCATCAGAGCGGGCACTATGACGGCCCAAACGGTTGCCGCTAAGGCTGCGAAACCAATGGCAACCAAAAAACCATCGGGGAACAGCAAACCTAATATGGTCGGCGGCACAAAGGTGACAATTGCCGTTTTCATCCGCCCCGAGCGCGTATCGTCGAACCCGAATAAATCGGCCAAATAATCGAATAAGCCTAAGGTCACGCCAAGGAATGAAGACGCCACAGCCAAGTTAGCAAACAGGGTTAACATGCTGTTTAACCAGCTACTTTCCATCACTTTCGACAAGGCACCGACTAACACACCCATATTGCCACCCTGGGCAATAATCTCACTAAATTGGCTGCGGGGAATGTTGCCCATAGTGGCGACTAACCAGCAGGCATAAATGATCAGTGCGATGAAAGTGCCGACGAAAATCGCTTTGATGATGGTCGATGAATCTTTGCCATAGTACTTCACCAGACTCGGCACGTTGCCATGATAACCAAAACTTGCCAAGCCAAAGGGCAAAGCAGCCCACAGATAAGGCATAAAGCTTTGATTGCCATCCGGTTCGAGCAACTTAGTCACATCGATCTCGATCAGTAAATTACCAATCGCGAGGAAGAAAGTGATAATCATACCGCCGAGCATTATGGTCGTAATGCGATCGACAGCCTTGGTGCTGATCAACACGATACAGGCGAGCACAACCGCAAATACTAATCCAGCAACACTCTGGGGTAACTCTATCCCCATACCCTGTAGGCTATGGTTAACAATCGAGCCGCCGCCACTGATGTAGGCGTAGGTTAAGATGTAAAGCACGAAGGCAATCGATACCCCATTCACGATCCGCCAAAACTGGCCTAGGGTTTCCTTGGTCAGGGTATCGAAACTCGCTCCCGGTTCGAAATGCAGGTTGGTTTCGAGCAGTAACAATCCCGACATCAACATGCAGAACCAAATACCGAGTAACATCAGTACCGAGTAGCCAAACCACATGCCAGCGCCCACAACGGGTAAAGAAAACATCCCCGCCCCGACTGTGGTGCCGGCAATAATCATGGCACCACCGAGCAAGGACTTGCCCACTGGCTTATTCTTCGCCGCATTCATATGGTTAGCCATTAAACGATATGCTCCGCGGTCACGCTCGCAACTATGGTTTGTCTCACTGAGGCTCTGAGTAAGCTATTGGCTTGATCGCGAATGCGTTCAACGTCGGATTTATCTTCCTTCTCGGAGAAATAACCCAACTCTTTAAGCTTAACACTCAAGGTGTTATAGAGTTTCTTGTCGTAGAATTCTGGCGCGGTAACTCCATGCAGCGCCCCTAAACGTTGGGCAAGCAGATGGCTTTCAGACTCCAGCTCCGAACGCTCCATCTTAGGTCTGTGGGCCAGCAGATTGAAGATAATCGCATAGCGTTGCAAGGTTTCGCTAACGCTTCCGGCCAGCAACAACATTTGGCTGGTGTGCTCGGTCACCACCGACAGCGTATCGCTTTCCTGCACTAGACCCTGCTCAATAAACAGATCCAGCACTTGATTCACATAACTTGGGAGGTCCTTGATACCCATGAATAACTCCGCCTTCAGTAGCGGATAGAAGTCACTCACAATCCCTAGGATATAGGCTCTTGAAATCTGCTTATTGTTGGTTAAGCAGCTAGCAATCAACGACGGAATAATAAATAAGTGGATGATATTGTTACGATAGTAAGTCATTGAAATCGCTTGATTCGCGTCAATAGATACTATCTCACCCAGAGGATCGGCATTGATGGAGAACTTATTCAGCTCTAAACCTTGTTGCACTAAGTGCTTGCCATCACCTTCGGCCACCGACGTAAACGAAGTGTAAGGCACACGCTTAAGCAGCGTCAGGTACAAATCTAACTGACGCTCGAGCAAACAACGCTCTAGGGCATTTTGCTCCGACGCCAATAGCACTAAGCTCGTCAAGGTGATAGAACTGGCGGCGGCAGCATCGTTAATACGGGTCATCACACGATTCGCTAACACGTTCACCGCAGGGGTTAACCAAGTCGGTTTTTGTTCGGGATCGTCGGCCACTTCAGCGCGCCAGTTAGGCGCGGTTTCATTCAAGAAGTTTTGCAGTGTAATCGGCTCACCAAAGTTGACATAACCTTGGCCAAAATTACCTAATTTACGAATAGCACCAAAAACTTGCCATACAGATTCTTTCTGTTTTTTCTTACCGCTCAACTCTTTATGATAAGTCGCCACTTCCATCACGTGATCGTAGCCTAAATACACAGGCACTAAGGTGACAGGGCGTTCGATACCACGCAGCACACTGTTGATCGTCATGGCGATCATGCCAGTTTTCGGCGCCAATAGACGACCGGTGCGAGAACGGCCACCCTCAGAGAAATACTCAACCGAATATCCCTTAGCAAACAGCTGATCGAGGTATTCACGGAACACGGCAGTATAAAGTTTATTGCCGTTAAAACTACGGCGAATAAAGAAAGCGCCACCACGGCGGAACAGCGGTCCCGCAGGCCAGAAGTTTAGGTTAATCCCCGCCGCAATATGCGGTGGCACCATGCCTTGGTAATACAGAATGTAGGATAACAGCAGGTAATCCATATGGCTGCGATGGCAAGGTACATAAACAATCTCGTGACCATCATGGTGCAGCTGACGGATTTGCTCGGCACCTTTGATATTGATACCGCTGTAGAGCTTGTTCCATAACCAAGTTAAGAAACGCTCAGCAATACGCACTAGGCTGTCGGAATAATTCGCTGCAATTTCATCAAGATATTCAATTGCTGTTTCACGGGCTTGGGTTTCGGAAATCTTCTTACTCGCCGCTTCTTCCTGAATAGCCTTGCGT encodes:
- the plsB gene encoding glycerol-3-phosphate 1-O-acyltransferase PlsB, which translates into the protein MPKQDSLWLKSLRWIQKHLVHTIVVPQDPFADLNLDASRPLAYVMKTESLSDIAALSEITTKLGLPSPYEPLVVNGVVAPRVVCLEGRKPLFGERASNEPFLECFMRLLAVHKEKPELDIQLVPVSLYWGRTPGKEDDTMKAAVLERENPTWLRKCLMILFLGRHNFVQFSNAVSLRYMADEHGTDMGIAHKLARVARVHFRRQRKVMTGPVLPNRQAMFHSLLKSESLRKAIQEEAASKKISETQARETAIEYLDEIAANYSDSLVRIAERFLTWLWNKLYSGINIKGAEQIRQLHHDGHEIVYVPCHRSHMDYLLLSYILYYQGMVPPHIAAGINLNFWPAGPLFRRGGAFFIRRSFNGNKLYTAVFREYLDQLFAKGYSVEYFSEGGRSRTGRLLAPKTGMIAMTINSVLRGIERPVTLVPVYLGYDHVMEVATYHKELSGKKKQKESVWQVFGAIRKLGNFGQGYVNFGEPITLQNFLNETAPNWRAEVADDPEQKPTWLTPAVNVLANRVMTRINDAAAASSITLTSLVLLASEQNALERCLLERQLDLYLTLLKRVPYTSFTSVAEGDGKHLVQQGLELNKFSINADPLGEIVSIDANQAISMTYYRNNIIHLFIIPSLIASCLTNNKQISRAYILGIVSDFYPLLKAELFMGIKDLPSYVNQVLDLFIEQGLVQESDTLSVVTEHTSQMLLLAGSVSETLQRYAIIFNLLAHRPKMERSELESESHLLAQRLGALHGVTAPEFYDKKLYNTLSVKLKELGYFSEKEDKSDVERIRDQANSLLRASVRQTIVASVTAEHIV
- the mtr gene encoding tryptophan permease translates to MANHMNAAKNKPVGKSLLGGAMIIAGTTVGAGMFSLPVVGAGMWFGYSVLMLLGIWFCMLMSGLLLLETNLHFEPGASFDTLTKETLGQFWRIVNGVSIAFVLYILTYAYISGGGSIVNHSLQGMGIELPQSVAGLVFAVVLACIVLISTKAVDRITTIMLGGMIITFFLAIGNLLIEIDVTKLLEPDGNQSFMPYLWAALPFGLASFGYHGNVPSLVKYYGKDSSTIIKAIFVGTFIALIIYACWLVATMGNIPRSQFSEIIAQGGNMGVLVGALSKVMESSWLNSMLTLFANLAVASSFLGVTLGLFDYLADLFGFDDTRSGRMKTAIVTFVPPTILGLLFPDGFLVAIGFAALAATVWAVIVPALMAYKSRQQFPNHQGFRVFGGTPLIILVVLYGVVTGACHLLAMANLLPQFS